ACCGTGCAAGAAGGTAGAACTGAGCAAAGAGAAATATGGTTCTTGAGGACAAGAAATTCTTAGTGGTCCTGAACCAAAATCGATGTTTAGTACACTTGCGCCAGTGACACAGTTAGGAACAGCTCCCCAATTATAAAATAAATTAAATGCATTTTGATTTGTAAAGTCAAAGAATTGGCCAGTGTAGGCAACTTCGATAAAAAATACAATAACATTGATTATGATTAATCCATATGTTACTGTTGGTCTAAATCCAGGAGCTGTAGGATTCTCATCTCTTAATGGAAGCATTTGTAATTTTGTTTGATAAAAATTTGTATAATAACATTATTCAGCTTGAAATTTGTAAAATACCTTCTTTTATGAGAAATTGAATACCCTGGATAAAGGAATCATCATCAATAATACCATCGGACCACCATGCAGCATTATTTCTAATCCATGGAGGAATTTCCTGAGATGTTGATGATTCTTGTTGTGTTTGTGGAATGACAATAATTTTATTTTTTATTAAATATTGAATTCCTTGAATGAAAGTATTATCATCTATTTGTTGTTCAGACCACCATAATGCATTATTTCTAATCCAATCAGGAATTGAAATTTCATCTTCATTAGTTATTCTATCAATTATTATTGGAATTGTTGATTTTGCTAGATTGTTATTATCTAAATTTTTGAAATTCAAATATGCAATTTCTGTAACATCTTGAGGAATCTTAAATTCTGCAACATTGTGTTTTTCCTTTGAATCACTACTAATTCCACTTTGCTCAAAAATAATTTTGTCATTTTGAGTCATTGAAAATTCATAGTGTGTTGCAACAGGTCTATTCTTTAAGAAAATATCAGTAATATCAAAAATTATTTTTGCATTAGAGTTGGATTTTAGATTCTCCGGCTCCCAAGAAACTAAAACTCTAAACTGTCCATTTTCAGTAACTGAGCTTAAATGAGTGTAATTACGGTCTGGTTTTATTGTAAAATCCATTCCATTTTGATTTGGATTATTTGCAAATACATTCAGTAGTTCTCTCTGATATATGATAAAGTGTACTACACGTCCATCAGAAAAAAAATCATCAATGTTTACAACATCCTCAGAAATCTTAACATCATTAATGTACATTTCAAATCCTGATACTAGTAAATCACCAAAGTTTTTTGGAATTACAAGCTCCTCATGGACTACAGATGTTTGATTAATGTTAGATTGGCTCCATTCAAAAGGCATAGAGAATCTAATTTCCCTTGAATTGGAATCATATTGAAAATTTGAAATTTCATCATAATATGAAATTACCTGGATGAATTGCTCACCAAAGTTTTGATCAACAAAATCAAATTGAGTCGTTTGTGCAATGGAGATTCCTGCATTGAAAACTAGAGGTTCTGCTAATTTTTTAGAATACCCATCGGTGGTAAGTATTGTAATATCAAATTTGTATAGGCCACCTTCACTAAGTTTTGGTCCTTTAACATGAACCATTCTACTTTCAAGACCCAATAATGAACCAAACAGATTTCCTCCGTTATCTTCTTCAATTATTATAGAATCACGTTCTTCTGATACAAAATTAAAAACTAAGAATCCATTATCAGCTTTGAATTCTTGTTCAAACAGAAATTGTTCACCACGTTGCGATTTTATCAAAAAAGTAACATCTCTAAGTGTGATTTTTGAATCAAAGTCAATTAGTGAAATTGATATTTGTTGATCACCATTTGTATTGGGATCACTTTTTGAAGATGAAATCTCCAAAGTAACAAGTCGACCATCTAGTTCTACAGGAGGAAAAGTTTCACTTCCAACTCCATGACCGTACACATTATCAAATGTTAATGAAAGCAGAGCTGGAAACATTAGAATTAAAATTAATAATAAATTTTTCAAACTATGTCCACTTGTTTGGATCTTTTTTACGAATTTCTTTTCCGTCAATTGTAATTAGATCGTTTTCTTCAAAGACAGTATGCCATTTACCATTACGTGGGAAAATTTTGTTCATCTCTTCAACTTTGTCATTTGTTGGTGGTGTGTTCATCAAAGCTCCCCATTTCATGTTTGGAATTTTGGGCATTATATCATTGATGTCTTTCATAGTAATATCACTTAACAGAATTTATTTAAAAACCTATGATTGAATTCTCATAATTCCTTCTTTAATTAAAAATTGA
This genomic window from Nitrosopumilus ureiphilus contains:
- a CDS encoding peptidase, whose product is MFPALLSLTFDNVYGHGVGSETFPPVELDGRLVTLEISSSKSDPNTNGDQQISISLIDFDSKITLRDVTFLIKSQRGEQFLFEQEFKADNGFLVFNFVSEERDSIIIEEDNGGNLFGSLLGLESRMVHVKGPKLSEGGLYKFDITILTTDGYSKKLAEPLVFNAGISIAQTTQFDFVDQNFGEQFIQVISYYDEISNFQYDSNSREIRFSMPFEWSQSNINQTSVVHEELVIPKNFGDLLVSGFEMYINDVKISEDVVNIDDFFSDGRVVHFIIYQRELLNVFANNPNQNGMDFTIKPDRNYTHLSSVTENGQFRVLVSWEPENLKSNSNAKIIFDITDIFLKNRPVATHYEFSMTQNDKIIFEQSGISSDSKEKHNVAEFKIPQDVTEIAYLNFKNLDNNNLAKSTIPIIIDRITNEDEISIPDWIRNNALWWSEQQIDDNTFIQGIQYLIKNKIIVIPQTQQESSTSQEIPPWIRNNAAWWSDGIIDDDSFIQGIQFLIKEGILQISS